Below is a genomic region from Persicimonas caeni.
CGCCACGAGATCCAAACCGACTCGGTGCTCTCGAGCCTGCGCCAGGACGCGAGCGCCATCGACGTGACGCCGGCGGGCGATTTCATCACGGATCATCTCGACACCTTCGCCCGCATGGCCAAAGGCAAGCTCGAGGGCGACAACGCCCGCGTGCGCCGCATCGTGCTTCGCGACCTGGCGGATATGTCCGGTGGGATGGGCTTCGGGGTCTTGTCGCCGGCCACCGATGCCGACAAGGCGGCGGTGAAGAAGCTGGTCGCCAAGCTCCACTCTCCGCTCCAAGAGATCGCCAAGAGCGAGGAGTCGGCGGTGCTTCGTCCGGTCGCCACGCTTTTGGGGGCGGTGGGCGACAGCGGCGACGTGCCCAAGCTGCTCGAACTCGCCAAGAGCGACGACGTCGCAGTGCGCGAGGCGGCCGTCTCGGCGCTTGGCAAGATGCCGACTTCGAAAGAGTTGGTCGAGGCAGCCAAAGCTCGCCTCGGAGACGACTCGTTCGCTGTCCGCTCCGCAGCTGCAGTGAGTCTGGGCGAGCTCGTCGGCGCGAAGGACGCCCAGGCCGACGCGATCACCAAGGCGCTGCTCGACACGCTCGGTGACGATTACCGCGCCGTGCGCGAGGCGGCGGCTGAAGGGCTCGTCGCTCTCGGAAGCGACGCGGCCATCAACGGACTGGCCGAGCGGCTGGCGAATCTGTCGCTTCCGGTGAAGTTGGTCGCGCTTCGGGCGCTGGCCGACAGTGAGTCGGAGGCGGCCAAGAAGGCGCTGGTGCCGTATGCCGACCACGCCGATATGAGGCTTCGTCGGGCGGCGGCCGGTTTGTGAGTTGCGAGAGCCTGAAAGCGGTCGCACCGAACACCTTGACCTGAATTGTTGTCCAGCCTAATCTGCCTGCGTCATTCACTGCAGAGGAGTGCAGCATGTCGAGCTCGAGAATTTGCACAAATTGTCAGGCAGTTGTCCCGGAGGGACATCACTTCTGCGGCCGTTGCGGCGCCCGGTACCACGAGGGCGGCGAGGCCGAGCAAGACGAGACGCTCTACTTCGGCGCGATGATGGCGCCGGGGCGTGCGAAGCTCATCCTCATCAAGGGTGAGGGGCTCGAAGGTCTGAGCTATCATCTCAACGCGACCGAGCACGTCGCCGGTCGTGGGAACGGTGCGATTCTGTTCCCCGATGACGACTTTTTGAACAAGCGTCACGCGACGTTCCTGTATCGCGACAACAAGTTGTTCCTGCGCGACGAGCAGAGTCAGAACGGCACGTATTTGGGGATTCGCGAGCCCAAGCGTCTCGAAGACGGCGACCTGTTCATGGTCGGCGAGCAGCTGCTTCGCGTCGAGTATCTCGATCTGCAGAGTGAGTACCCGATGCAGGAAGATACGCTCATGTACGTGAGCCCGCCCAAGAACTACCGGTTCCGGGTCGTCCACGTGCTCGAAGGTGGAAAGCCCGGCGGGGCGTTCTGCTCGGTGAACAATGATATCCTGATTGGTCGTCACGGTTGTGACATCAGCTTCGAAGACGATCGCCACGTCTCTCCGAAGCATGCGCGCATCACCTGGGAAGACGGCGCGCCAGTCATCAAGGACCTCGACTCGAAAAACGGCACCTACCTGAAGATTTCGGGCGAAGAGCGCCTGCGCCATGGAGACTATGTCCAGGTCGGAAGCGAACTGCTACGCGTCGAGATCAACGAGTAGGCGCCGATTCAAGTCGAGCGCAGATTAAGTCGAGCGCCGCTCCTTACGGGGGTGGCGCTCTTCTTGTAATGGGGACTTTCCCTTTCGATGCACGTTGGTCGCGTGCAGCCCGTTCGGGCCCTGACAGAGCTCGAATTCGACCTTTTCTCCCTGCTCGAGCCCTCTTTGTTCATCCTCGGAGATCTGGCTGTAGTGGACGAAGATATCTTCGCCCGAGCCGCGAGTGATGAATCCGAACCCCTTGCGCCGGTTGAACCACTTCACATGACCGGTTGCCATCCTGTTCCTCCCGAATCGGTTGCTGAGATGCGGCCGTGGCGTGTGCATCTGGCAGCCCCGCCCTCCCCAGAGCGGTGCGTCTGCGATGCGATTTGGACTCCCCCTCGAGAAAGTGGAGAGGGCCCACGGACATCTCTAACCAGTAGGCCCACAACGCAGAGCGTCAAGGATGTGCAAAATCCTCAGTTTTTGGACTTGAGACGCCGGAGGCTGGCACGCGCCCGCTTGGCATACGGCCCGTCGGGTGCAAGTTCGAGGTACCGCCGATACGATTGTGCCGCATCCGAGTAACGCTTCATGTCCGCGAGCACCGCGGCATGGTTGTACCAGGCCTGCTCGAAGTCCGGATCGATTTGCTGGGCCTGCTCGTAGAACTCGACGGCGAGCTTGTTGTTGTCGCGGGCCTGCTCGACGACACCCATGCCCACGTAGGGGCGAGGGTCGTCGGGGGCGAGGGAACGGATGTGGTTGTAGGTCTCGACGGCTTTGTCGTACTCGCGCATCAGCGCCAGCGCGCCGCCCAGGTTGACGAGCGTGTCGATACTCTGGCCGTCGCCCACGGCGAGGCTGGTCTTGTACGCCTTGATCGACTGGGCGTATAGGCCGCGGTTTTGGTAGATATTGCCCAGGTTGAAGTAGACCTGCGCCTCTTTGTCGCCGCCGGTGGCTAGCGCGCGATCCATGGCCGCGATCGCCTCGGAGAACTGCTGCTTGGCCGAGTGCGCAATCGCCTTGTTCATGTAAATATCCCAGCGCTGGTCGTCGCGCTCGAGCGCCTTGTCGTACAGGGCGATAGCGGCCGGGAAATCTTTTTCATCCAGCTTCTTGTTACCCTGGATGAACAACTCCTGGGCCGAAGTCTTGGGCTCGGCTTCGGTGGTCTC
It encodes:
- a CDS encoding tetratricopeptide repeat protein; translation: MKFKSACIVGSVALGLLSGCSSTPDKKEEKAKAVETTEAEPKTSAQELFIQGNKKLDEKDFPAAIALYDKALERDDQRWDIYMNKAIAHSAKQQFSEAIAAMDRALATGGDKEAQVYFNLGNIYQNRGLYAQSIKAYKTSLAVGDGQSIDTLVNLGGALALMREYDKAVETYNHIRSLAPDDPRPYVGMGVVEQARDNNKLAVEFYEQAQQIDPDFEQAWYNHAAVLADMKRYSDAAQSYRRYLELAPDGPYAKRARASLRRLKSKN
- a CDS encoding FHA domain-containing protein, giving the protein MSSSRICTNCQAVVPEGHHFCGRCGARYHEGGEAEQDETLYFGAMMAPGRAKLILIKGEGLEGLSYHLNATEHVAGRGNGAILFPDDDFLNKRHATFLYRDNKLFLRDEQSQNGTYLGIREPKRLEDGDLFMVGEQLLRVEYLDLQSEYPMQEDTLMYVSPPKNYRFRVVHVLEGGKPGGAFCSVNNDILIGRHGCDISFEDDRHVSPKHARITWEDGAPVIKDLDSKNGTYLKISGEERLRHGDYVQVGSELLRVEINE
- a CDS encoding cold-shock protein — its product is MATGHVKWFNRRKGFGFITRGSGEDIFVHYSQISEDEQRGLEQGEKVEFELCQGPNGLHATNVHRKGKSPLQEERHPRKERRST